The Euwallacea similis isolate ESF13 chromosome 27, ESF131.1, whole genome shotgun sequence genome segment GCTACGAAAacataaagaattttaaagagaTCTATCAATAATATGAATATGTGCCGTTgacaaatgtaattttaaattagtacGTAAATTATTACTTGGCTAAGAGTTTTTTACTGTCTTGTAGTAAAGTGATATTAAAACATCATTGGTTACACCCATTAACTGCCTTTTACAtgcaaagaaattttacctTCAGCTCCCCTAACGGTgtttaaaacagttaaagCATAATGCGGAGGAAGAGAAGACTTGCAAATCGCTGTAATAAATGCATCTCTAGGAGTATGTAGATCTAAAGACCCACAAAGGGACGTGTAAGTCTGCATGGCTTTTAGAATGCTCTCTGTTATAGATTCATCAGTACTGGCATCAACTAAAGGACTTAGAGCTGCAAGAAGACCGCACCAACTCGAGTTAATTAACTGGCAGTTTAATTCTTTGCTGTTTTCTTTAGTTTGAACAGGCTCCTCGGTAGAATCTAGTTGGGGTTGCGGGCTTATAGTGATTTGAAGAGAACGAACTATTTCCATTAAACAAGCATAGGCCACGGAAATTCCGTAACCGTCTAGAATCACTGGTGGTTCCACTTTATCAAGCATTTCAAggctgaaaatttaattttgattgcgcaatttaaaaaaattgaacttaaCTCACAAAATAGCTTTTGCCTGCCCTGTAGGAAAAGTTGCAACCAAAGGCAACCAAACCCCCCGTAACAAGAATCCTGGTTGTGGAGAAATACCTGGTCCTACAGGTAAACTTCCAAGAAATACTGGAGGCTGAGTTTGAGTTACAGGCACTAAAAACTCTTTACTTAaggaaagaaatatttttaattccacAAAACTTACACCCCGTGCCCATATGCAACTGTTGACTGACAAACAAGGATTGTACATATGCACCCAGTGAGTTTACAATATCTTGGAAAATGCTAGTTGTGTGTTTCCGAAGATCATAGCATTCACAAAATGATAGCAGCAATTCAGGCTGAATCGTCATTCGATGAAGCACTTCTAAAGCTAACGACCGTTGCCATGTTGGTTTATCAGGGTCTAGGAATTTTACTATTAAGGACAGGAATATTTCACATTCCGTCACCTAAAAAAGCTCTAATTAGTGTCGACTGATAAATGAAAGCTTGAAGACTTGCCAAAAGACTGTGGTATTTTTGTATAAGTATAGAGACTACTCTTAATAGCCTCATACTAATAGGGAAATATGGCTTTTCAAAAGAAGTTGCCTGTTGCATGTTGCTAGGGACATTACTTCGGTACTTAATATTAGGGGAAAACAACTTTATTACCAAAGCACACACCCTCTCTTTCAGCAAAAAGCTAAATTCAggaaactacaaaaaaaattattagaattacttaaaaatatatttttatacatcaCCTTATAAAACACTTGATAAAATTGCGTAAGCACAGATTCCAGCAAAGCTAACCCAAAAGTCCTTGTCATCTCAGTCATTCCTATCAGCCAATAAGGTTGATCGGCATTTACCAATTGTACTAAATCTTGAAATAAAAGATAAGCATCGCCTGCACATGGTGGCAGCCCTTTAGGAGGGCTTCCACTAGGTGATTTTAATTCCTCAAGATTCACAGAAGCCTTTTCAGGTTTATTTGGAAGTTGAGATAATTGTTCATCTTCAGCAACTACTCTCTCAAAAACTACGTAGACTAATTGGCGCACTGTAGCACCAGCTGTGTTAATGGTTGTtgaatttttggcaaaatgcAGGCGGAAACAAAGCACGAGAGtctgaaaaaattatgattgtgttaaaataaaaagcagtatttctttttttatataattgcAACACAAACTTACCCTGGCCAAAGTTTCACCATGCACAACTGTATTTGTGGTGAGGAGCAGAAGCACTGACTGCAAAATTCGTACTTCCTCAATTCCTGATTCCATCAAAGACCAAAGGGCATCAGTAACATATACAGCCCCCTTTTGATCAATCAACTGATGTGTCATTAGTTTTTGCATTATTTGTAGGCATatctaaatcaatttttgtaaGATTCTGGTTCTGAAACATTTGCTGAACTTACCTTTATAATTTTAACGTCTTTGGTTTCACAACCTTGCGATATAGGATAAATAGTCTGGTTAATCAGTGCATAAACATTGTTTTGCTGAGATGCTGAGTTCTTCAATTTCCCTATTGCTTCCTCACAAGCCTGGAGATGTCTCAAGTTAACTTAACAATACTTATCTACTTTAACCAGAGTTTACCTCCTTAACTTGGGGGTATTTCTTCTTTGACTCAGAAGTCAAGTTCTTGAAGTCCAGTTGCAGAGACTCCACTAAGGCAGGGGTTAATTCCGCGTTGTTTGTGCCCCCCTCGAACGCCATTATAGTTGTAAATAAtctattagtaaaaattattaaataataacacgtattgataaaaatatttgggtGAGCTGGCACCTGTCAAATTGTCACTAAATGCATTAATTCAATTCctggaaatgaaatatttcctaGTGATAACTGTAGTTTTGCACATAGTTCcatatatgaaaatattgttctgTTACACAGGCATTAATTTAAACCGGTTTTATGGTAAATTGGCTATTTTCGCCGACTAATAAGAATTACCATCGTCACCAACATTAAAATCTAACAATAGTGAAGATAGCCTATATTGCCAAAAATCTAACCTTTATTCTTATTCTTTGTTGTGGTTTGATGACATTTCTACCTATGCCATCTAGTATGTTTCTGTCAAAATACATATAGATACCATTTGCATGTTCGTCATTAACGACGTAGAAAACATGAGTAAACTTTAGCTGATTAAGCATCAATAACGTCTCTACAGAGCAAGTAATAGTAATATATTACTTATATTATCTACCTATTACTGGTTCGCTATgagaaaaatctaattatGGTGTAATATAAGGTTCAAAAAACGTTCGAATTCGTTACCTAATTTTTCagacaaataataattcctaTTTGTTGTATATGCAGTATGTGACACTCCCCAGATTTCCTGACGGAGCATCGAAAGAAAAGGTACAGTCCCTTATACGTTTACACAGGCATTAAGTAAAAAGGTCAAAACGATTCACACAGGGCACGATTATTCTTCGCTCATTTAACAAGAATGGGTACCTCAAAGGAATTAACGTTAGACTGCCTGGAGGACGAGGAAATAGCGGAGCATTTTACGTGGGAGTGCTTTCAAGTACAATTTTGTTCAGAAATCTTTTAGAGAAAACTGTCAAAGAAATACCTAAAATTCAAAGAACACAATGACCGTATACACTgctaggaaaaaataattttgcactTAAAGAGGGAGAGAGCAGTTATTTTCAGACAAAAACACGCATTAAAAACAATCTTTAATTTGGCACGTGTGgatgtattaaaatataattcattACAACAGTAAACTATGAAGTATTAATAACTTTACGATCACATATTAATCAAGATGAGCAAGATAAAAATGAGCTAATAGGACTTAAATATATTATGCTGAGTAAAATAAGACTAAGGCTTGAAGAGAAAATTGAAgtatcttaatattttatggcattctagaaaatgtttataaGGGAAATAAAGAGAAGAAATAGTTTTTTCGTATTTCTCTCGTTGGTTTCCTCTTTAGGTACGTAATGTGAGGaaacatcaataaaatatgaaattattgtcaaaattcgatttaaaatatttccaactTCACGTCATTTAATCACATGAAGAATATGGCTGATACATTTAAAATCATAAGAATACCcgtcaaatttcaaataatatcaaatttataaatcgCAAAGATTCAATATAAAACCGCTTTGCTTCTAAAGCGTCAAAGCAGCTTAAACTTAATGAAAACCGATGAAAGTTCAAATAAGTTAAGATTACATATCAGTTCATAGAAGACATAAATACTTAGgaaataatatttccttttctACTAACcattaaattacaattaaaacatTGTAATGAAAATCAAACGCGACAGTTATTATACATAGGTAATAATTGCAAACCGATAGTTCGCATAATACTAAAACGCTTATAGATTAAAAGGAATGAGTTTAACAACAACGGAATATATTGTAAATGTTACACgtaaaaatcctttttaatCCTAGGTAGGTTCATTGCACCTGGCTCGTACTGAGTACTACTTCTCACTAACTTCGTTTTACCAGACcgctaaaaattgaattaaaataagtaaagaAGAAACTCAATCACAtggtattaaataaataatgtgcaTGCACTTACATGAAGGTGTATTAGTGTTAAACTTGTAAATGTTGGATAGGTATAAGCAGCTAAATAAACGGGAACTTCTAgcagaaattagaaaaataacgtATCACTATGTTAGTGTTATGTAGTGAAAGCCATTTAAGTTAGCACACATTATAATTACGTGTACTGCTGCAACAGaatgttcaaaataaaaacaaaagcaCATTAAGCTTTAGACGATCCAAGTTTCGACAACACCAAAGTTTGTCCATCACCTCTACAATTTCCAATACCACATAAAACTGATTCCGCTACGAAACGTACTATTTTCCGATCTTTTTCTTTTCCCATGTCTTTTTTAACTTGTGCTTTACGCTGAGCTTCTCTGGCTTGTGAGGCTAATCTTTCTGGTACTGTAAAAAGACTACTTCCAGTTTTAAGAAGAGTTTCCATTATTCGGCAGCATACTGCAGCtccatttatttgtttagcTAATTCTTCTTTTGTTACATGTTTGTCTATTAGTTTACGATTGTCCCTAAAGAGCAGACATTGTTTGAAGGTTAATGAAAAACATAATTCACACTTAGACAAAACTTACTTGGGTAATAGCAACTTTGGCGGGAAAAACGAAGGAGCTGTAATCATGGCAACATTATGAAGGCCCATCCTATTCTTCTTCTCATTTCGAATGATatttaacaagaaattcaGCAACACCTTAAAAGTATTTCTATGCTCTATTGGTAGCATTAATACCAATAAATTCAGTGCCCTCACTTTATCCTCGGTATTGgaaattgctaaaaattcacatatactttatttacaaacaataAACCAATCTAATTTAAAACACTTACAGCCAGTTTTGTAAAACATATCGAACAGCTCCATGGTAAAAATCGGGTCCGGCAAATCCCTGAGAAGCTTCTTGAGGATTCCCGTGAGCTCATGAACCGTAGCCTGTTTTAACAGATCTTCAACAGAAGCCCGATTATAGTAAAACTTGCTTTCAATTTCATTGCTTAAGAGTTCTAATTTCTGTTTCTGTCCTGCCACTCTAAGAATACCCTCCTCGGTTATGCATCGGGTGTTTAATTGGTCAACAATGCTTTGGAAAACTTGTGGCACCATTGAATTATCTGTTGGTATTGGCATATCACGCATTACTAAAGTGGATAGGTTTACTCCAAACACGTTTCCGCCTAAAGACAAGGTTTATTCTGTGATTTTTGGAATTAAAGTCCGGCATTTGTGAAAGATttccatataaattttatggatATGTGTTTTTTGAACTCCACCTGAGCAAATTTCcacatcaaaaaataataaattgtagaaaatcatttttctcaataaatgAAGCTAATTTTTAGGGATATATCATACCTTTACTCTTTGTACTGGCCTTCTTCTTAtgaacattaattttatattgatcAAATATGGCAACTAATTCCATAAACAACAATGGCTTTAAATGCTGGTATTCACTATCACTAAGTTCCTCTACATACACTCCGTCCTCTAATTCCTTATTCTATAACGCAATGGAATATAAAACAGCATAAGATAAGATGAATTCTTACCACTGAAtcacaattatttatttctcccTGTTTAATCAGTCCCTCGAAGCTTAAAGCTTCAT includes the following:
- the LOC136417241 gene encoding rho GTPase-activating protein conundrum-like isoform X1, producing MESEDPLRYYLDEVNNTQHDINNLDLEEHIPNEAERAADFLDKADLSNLNQLYQQGQEIPENVVVNSVRQKQLTEKQAQTVRSRVATLNKTLRSRQPRRKQRQDVRDVAWNVETSSTGTRSRSATPDSLDSDENPNSQNEDLTSDEDHQLSSLPPFPLEHSQQINTKKKVKWTSSEPLQGKKFNKHDNKGDIAHLGSENVVLKGYQPLTESGSPIRPVRERSGSDPTTEVHLLQPLKTQNLDLYASSAPNFHTQLSRTSNNSVPTNNHCSTVYIHHSNEPNENEALSFEGLIKQGEINNCDSVNKELEDGVYVEELSDSEYQHLKPLLFMELVAIFDQYKINVHKKKASTKSKGGNVFGVNLSTLVMRDMPIPTDNSMVPQVFQSIVDQLNTRCITEEGILRVAGQKQKLELLSNEIESKFYYNRASVEDLLKQATVHELTGILKKLLRDLPDPIFTMELFDMFYKTGSISNTEDKVRALNLLVLMLPIEHRNTFKVLLNFLLNIIRNEKKNRMGLHNVAMITAPSFFPPKLLLPKDNRKLIDKHVTKEELAKQINGAAVCCRIMETLLKTGSSLFTVPERLASQAREAQRKAQVKKDMGKEKDRKIRSGKTKLVRSSTQYEPGAMNLPRIKKDFYV
- the LOC136417241 gene encoding rho GTPase-activating protein conundrum-like isoform X2, which encodes MESEDPLRYYLDEVNNTQHDINNLDLEEHIPNEAERAADFLDKADLSNLNQLYQQGQEIPENVVVNSVRQKQLTEKQAQTVRSRVATLNKTLRSRQPRRKQRQDVRDVAWNVETSSTGTRSRSATPDSLDSDENPNSQNEDLTSDEDHQLSSLPPFPLEHSQQINTKKKVKWTSSEPLQGKKFNKHDNKGDIAHLGSENVVLKGYQPLTESGSPIRPVRERSGSDPTTEVHLLQPLKTQNLDLYASSAPNFHTQLSRTSNNSVPTNNHCSTVYIHHSNEPNENEALSFEGLIKQGEINNCDSVNKELEDGVYVEELSDSEYQHLKPLLFMELVAIFDQYKINVHKKKASTKSKGGNVFGVNLSTLVMRDMPIPTDNSMVPQVFQSIVDQLNTRCITEEGILRVAGQKQKLELLSNEIESKFYYNRASVEDLLKQATVHELTGILKKLLRDLPDPIFTMELFDMFYKTGSISNTEDKVRALNLLVLMLPIEHRNTFKVLLNFLLNIIRNEKKNRMGLHNVAMITAPSFFPPKLLLPKDNRKLIDKHVTKEELAKQINGAAVCCRIMETLLKTGSSLFTVPERLASQAREAQRKAQVKKDMGKEKDRKIVRFVAESVLCGIGNCRAVW